A region of Argentina anserina chromosome 5, drPotAnse1.1, whole genome shotgun sequence DNA encodes the following proteins:
- the LOC126795372 gene encoding pentatricopeptide repeat-containing protein At1g08070, chloroplastic-like gives MVSTSHGSPAKSLTAITVIPQFPQNPKTLILHKCKTSRDLNQVHAHLIKTRLLLNPSISENLLESAALILPNAMDYALSIFRNLEQPDALAYNIIIRSLTFKQSPLNALALFIEMVGNSALPDEFTFSSVLKACSRLRALREGEQVHAYIVKCGFKANGFVLNTLIHMYASCGELEVARQVFDDLPERNVMSWNSMMAGYVKNERWGEVVELFQRLLELDIGFDEVTLISVLTACGRVANLELGEWIGEYVRANGLKGNIAMVTTLVDMYAKCGRVDKARRIFDRMDRRDVVSWSAMISGYSQANRCREAIDLFHDMQKANVDPNEVTMVSVLYCCGVLGALDTGKWVDFYIKKKKMKLTVTLGTALIDFYAKCGCMDDSVEVFDRMPSVNVFSWTALIQGLASNGQGKRALEYFNLMQEKNIKPNDVTFIAVFSACRHAGLVNEARNLFASMSKDFGIEPRIEHYGSMVDILGRAGLIEEAYQFVRNMRIQPNAVVWRTLLASCRAMKNVEMGEEALQQIIRLETPHSGDYILLSNIYASAGRREDALRVRNQMRENRIKKVASGCSVIQLDGVIYEFFAENMVCPHSEEVYNATHDMMKQIEAAGYVPNTADGRLDAEEDDMQQTSVSHHSEKLAIAFGLIRTRPGTTLRISKNLRVCTDCHNATKMISKVFNREIIVRDWNRFHHFKEGSCSCNDYW, from the coding sequence ATGGTTTCAACCAGCCATGGATCTCCCGCCAAATCTCTAACCGCCATAACTGTAATCCCCCAATTCCcacaaaaccctaaaaccctaatcCTCCACAAATGCAAAACCAGCAGAGACCTCAACCAAGTCCACGCCCATCTCATCAAAACCCGCCTCCTCCTCAACCCATCCATCTCCGAAAACCTCCTCGAATCCGCCGCTCTAATACTCCCCAATGCCATGGACTATGCTCTCTCCATTTTCCGCAATCTCGAACAGCCCGATGCGTTGGCCTACAACATTATAATAAGGAGCCTCACATTCAAGCAATCCCCTCTCAATGCCCTTGCCCTGTTCATCGAAATGGTCGGAAACTCTGCCCTGCCCGACGAGTTCACTTTTTCGAGTGTGCTCAAAGCTTGTTCTAGGTTAAGGGCATTGAGGGAAGGAGAGCAGGTCCATGCATACATTGTGAAATGTGGGTTCAAGGCCAATGGGTTCGTTTTGAACACGTTGATCCACATGTATGCGAGTTGCGGTGAGCTTGAGGTTGCACGTCAGGTGTTCGATGATTTGCCTGAGAGAAATGTTATGTCCTGGAACTCGATGATGGCTGGTTACGTGAAGAATGAGCGTTGGGGCGAGGTGGTGGAGCTGTTTCAGAGACTGTTGGAGTTGGATATTGGGTTTGATGAGGTTACATTGATCAGTGTCTTGACGGCGTGTGGGAGAGTGGCGAATTTGGAACTGGGGGAGTGGATTGGTGAGTATGTAAGGGCGAATGGGTTGAAGGGTAACATTGCTATGGTTACTACTCTGGTTGACATGTATGCAAAATGTGGTCGAGTGGATAAGGCGAGGCGAATATTTGATCGAATGGATAGGAGAGATGTGGTTTCATGGAGCGCAATGATATCTGGTTATAGCCAAGCAAATAGATGTAGGGAGGCGATTGATCTGTTCCATGACATGCAGAAGGCAAATGTGGATCCCAATGAGGTTACAATGGTTAGTGTGCTGTACTGCTGTGGTGTTCTTGGAGCTTTGGATACTGGGAAATGGGTTGACTTTtatataaagaagaagaaaatgaagctgACTGTTACCCTCGGAACTGCATTGATAGATTTCTATGCAAAATGTGGTTGTATGGATGATTCTGTTGAGGTATTTGATAGAATGCCTTCAGTAAATGTCTTCTCGTGGACAGCACTAATTCAAGGACTCGCTAGTAATGGACAGGGGAAAAGGGCTCTTGAATACTTCAACTTGATGCAGGAAAAGAACATTAAACCCAATGATGTGACTTTCATTGCTGTTTTTTCTGCTTGTAGACATGCAGGGTTGGTTAACGAGGCTCGAAATCTTTTTGCGAGCATGAGCAAAGATTTTGGAATTGAACCAAGGATTGAGCACTACGGTTCTATGGTTGATATCTTGGGTCGAGCTGGGTTGATTGAAGAGGCATATCAGTTCGTTAGGAACATGCGTATCCAACCCAATGCTGTTGTTTGGAGAACATTATTGGCTTCATGCAGAGCAATGAAAAATGTTGAAATGGGTGAAGAAGCACTGCAGCAGATTATCAGATTGGAGACCCCTCATAGCGGAGATTACATACTTCTGTCCAACATTTATGCATCTGCTGGCAGGCGTGAGGACGCTCTTAGAGTGAGAAATCAAATGAGAGAGAACAGGATAAAGAAGGTGGCTTCTGGATGTAGCGTGATTCAGTTGGATGGTGTGATCTATGAATTCTTTGCAGAGAACATGGTATGTCCACACTCGGAGGAGGTTTATAACGCAACCCATGACATGATGAAACAGATCGAGGCGGCTGGTTATGTGCCCAACACAGCAGATGGAAGACTGGATGCAGAGGAAGATGATATGCAGCAAACTTCAGTTTCCCACCACAGTGAGAAGCTGGCCATTGCATTTGGTCTTATCAGAACACGTCCGGGAACAACACTAAGAATATCAAAGAATCTGCGAGTTTGTACAGATTGCCACAATGCAACGAAGATGATATCAAAGGTTTTTAACAGAGAAATTATTGTTAGGGATTGGAACCGCTTCCATCATTTCAAAGAAGGTTCATGTTCCTGCAATGACTATTGGTAA
- the LOC126795055 gene encoding serine/threonine-protein kinase STY13, which produces MESGSRFYSGEEFRLDSKWLIDPKHLFVGPRIGEGAHAKVYEGKYKNQTVAIKVLHKGETPEEITKRQGRFAREVEMLSRVQHKNLVKFIGACMEPVMVIVTELLLGGTLRKYCLNMRPRCLDTWVAVGFALDIARAMECLHSHGIIHRDLKPENLLLTADHKTVKLADFGLAREESLTEMMTAETGTYRWMAPELYSTVTLRQGEKKHYNHKVDAYSFAIVLWELLHNKLPFEGMSNLQAAYAAAFKNVRPSADDLPEELNLILTSCWQEDANARPNFSQIIQMLLDYLYTIAPPETAIPSRIFTENTVLPPESPGTSSLMAVRDDGETPKAQMEDEPRGFFFCFKQCY; this is translated from the exons ATGGAATCTGGGAGTAGGTTTTACTCTGGTGAGGAGTTCAGATTGGATTCCAAATGGCTGATTGATCCTAAGCATCTGTTTGTTGGGCCAAGAATTGGAGAGGGAGCTCATGCCAAAGTGTATGAGGGCAA ATACAAAAACCAGACTGTTGCAATCAAAGTTCTTCATAAAGGAGAAACTCCAGAAGAGATCACCAAGAGACAAGGACGCTTTGCCAGGGAGGTTGAAATGCTGTCTAGAGTTCAGCATAAGAATTTAGTGAAG TTTATTGGTGCCTGCATGGAGCCAGTAATGGTCATAGTTACTGAGCTTTTATTGGGTGGGACGTTGCGTAAATATTGTCTTAACATGCGGCCAAGGTGCTTGGACACATGGGTTGCTGTCGGTTTCGCCCTTGATATTGCTCGTGCAATGGAATGCCTGCACTCTCATGGGATCATACACCGTGACTTGAAGCCTg AGAACTTACTCTTGACTGCAGACCACAAAACAGTTAAACTAGCAGATTTTGGGTTAGCAAGAGAAGAGTCATTAACAGAGATGATGACTGCCGAAACTGGAACATACCGTTGGATGGCTCCAGAG TTGTACAGTACTGTTACGTTAAGGCAGGGAGAGAAGAAGCATTACAACCATAAAGTGGATGCCTATAGCTTTGCAATTGTATTGTGGGAACTCTTACACAATAAATTGCCGTTTGAAGGCATGTCAAATCTCCAGGCAGCATATGCAGCAGCTTTTAAA AATGTGAGGCCCAGTGCTGACGACCTCCCAGAGGAGTTGAATCTCATCCTAACCTCATGCTGGCAAGAGGATGCAAATGCTCGACCTAATTTCAGTCAGATAATTCAAATGTTACTAGATTATCTTTATACCATAGCTCCTCCTGAAACTGCAATTCCTTCTCGGATTTTCACCGAGAACACTGTCTTGCCTCCAGAGTCCCCTGGTACAAGCTCTTTGATGGCAGTACGTGATGATGGGGAGACGCCCAAAGCACAAATGGAAGATGAGCCAAGAGGATTTTTCTTCTGCTTTAAACAGTGCTATTGA
- the LOC126795013 gene encoding protein NBR1 homolog isoform X2, producing MASSTMVIKVKYGDTMRRFNARVDENDTLDLDIGGLRFKIYGLFNFQLDEDISMTYIDEDGDIVTLVDDEDLRDALRQNMKFLRIDVHKKDGKEEKSYAKSSGSSTPLINPEPLRELISKVPLELASNGLGPGLVDLVDCFSKMGLSYLLQAGGVSGVQNDSSERPVAPSANEMMDGVKSETMLKPPSEDVVNVTKDVGISTPSHNAPVDLNVLPADSNPSGPTHINNKPVGASLHSVEVRKEAKKVTSGQLNGTPIVNDWAPVAHRRLHPFKRNHSEAMGSMFHTGVRCDGCGCHPIIGPRFKSIVKEDYDLCRICFSSMGNVAEYIRIDHPVSYRHPRPFKGMHKHPPWMGPPALSKMSKAMSPAWRNCSMKHGRPKLDSRFVLDVNVMDGTLMAPSTPFTKIWRMRNNGGLIWPKGTQLMWIGGDRFSKSDSVEIEIPAHGVSAENELDIAADFTAPESPGRYISYWRMASPSGQKFGQRVWVLIQVDASLNDTIFESFQGLNLNLPPEDMDNFPQQHVGSDFSQAPSTSNLVKEPAIPIPNEQPENDQDLNFPINDSLLVGQSLPAPTAPTAPVTSSTVSYPTVDPSVPAPVQVASSTVTYPTVDIFEPAPSSPKSPPVVTAPTSSEGTSSDNPVEDTLLKELEGMGFKQVNLNKEILRRNEYNLEQSVDDLCDYAEWDPILEELQEMGFCDTEMNKKLLVKNNGSIKRVVMDLINADKL from the exons atggcttcgtctactATGGTCATCAAG GTCAAGTATGGGGATACAATGAGGCGTTTCAATGCTCGTGTTGATGAGAATGATACTCTAGATCTGGACATTGGTGGATTGCGGTTCAAAATATATGGTCTTTTCAATTTCCAGCTTGATGAAGACATCAGTATGACCTATATTGATGAAGATGGTGATATAGTGACTCTGGTCGATGACGAGGATCTGCGCGATGCTTTGAGGCAGAATATGAAATTCTTGAGGATTGATGTACATAAGAAAGATGGCAAAGAAGAGAAATCTTATGCCAAATCAAGTGGGAGTTCCACTCCTCTAATCAACCCTGAGCCTCTCCGTGAACTGATCTCCAAGGTTCCTCTTGAGTTGGCATCAAACGGCCTTGGTCCAGGGCTTGTGGATCTTGTTGACTGCTTTTCAAAGATGGGATTGTCTTATTTGCTTCAGGCTGGTGGAGTTTCAGGTGTCCAGAATGATTCATCTGAGAGACCTGTAGCTCCGTCTGCCAATGAAATGATGGATGGGGTTAAGTCAGAAACCATGTTGAAGCCTCCATCTGAGGATGTTGTCAATGTGACCAAGGATGTGGGAATATCTACTCCATCTCACAATGCTCCAGTTGATCTCAATGTTCTTCCTGCTGATTCTAATCCATCTGGACCTACGCACATTAATAATAAACCAGTCGGAGCGAGTCTTCATTCTGTTGAGGTCAGGAAGGAGGCAAAGAAGGTTACCAGTGGTCAGCTCAATG GGACTCCTATTGTGAATGACTGGGCTCCTGTTGCACATCGTCGTCTTCATCCTTTTAAAAGGAATCATTCTGAAGCAATGGGTAGTATGTTCCACACTGGTGTTCGGTGTGATGGCTGTGGTTGTCATCCTATAATTGGACCACGGTTCAAGTCCATAGT GAAAGAAGATTATGACCTCTGCCGTATCTGTTTCTCGAGTATGGGCAATGTGGCTGAGTACATTAGGATTGACCACCCTGTGTCTTATCGCCATCCTCGTCCTTTCAAGGGGATGCATAAACAT CCTCCGTGGATGGGTCCTCCAGCATTATCGAAGATGTCTAAAGCAATGTCACCTGCCTGGAGAAATTGTAGCATGAAGCATGGGCGACCTAAGCTTGATAGCCGCTTCGTTTTGGATGTTAATGTAATGGATGGTACCTTAATGGCCCCGTCTACTCCATTCACCAAGATTTGGCGGATGCGCAACAATGGGGGTTTGATCTGGCCTAAAGGAACCCAACTCATGTGGATTGGGGGAGACAGGTTTAGCAAATCAGATTCAGTTGAGATAGAG ATTCCTGCCCATGGTGTGTCTGCTGAAAATGAACTTGACATTGCTGCTGATTTTACTGCACCCGAGTCACCCGGCCGATACATCTCATACTGGAGGATGGCTTCTCCATCTGGTCAGAAGTTTGGGCAACGTGTTTGGGTTTTGATTCAG GTGGATGCTTCACTTAACGATACAATATTTGAGAGCTTTCAAGGTTTGAACCTGAATCTGCCCCCTGAGGACATGGATAACTTTCCTCAGCAACATGTCGGCAGTGACTTTAGCCAGGCTCCTTCTACCTCTAACTTAGTGAAGGAACCAGCAATTCCGATTCCTAATGAGCAGCCTGAAAATGATCAGGATCTTAACTTCCCGATAAATGATAGCTTGCTGGTTGGCCAGAGTCTTCCTGCCCCTACTGCCCCTACTGCCCCAGTGACTTCTTCAACTGTTTCGTACCCCACTGTTGACCCGAGTGTTCCAGCCCCTGTGCAAGTGGCATCTTCAACTGTGACATACCCCACTGTTGATATATTTGAACCAGCCCCATCCTCCCCTAAATCTCCTCCTGTAGTCACTGCACCAACATCATCTGAAGGGACCAGCTCAGACAATCCGGTGGAGGACACCCTCCTCAAGGAGCTCGAAGGCATGGGATTCAAGCAGGTGAATTTGAACAAGGAAATTCTGCGCAGGAATGAGTACAACCTGGAGCAGTCTGTGGATGATCTCTGTGATTATGCTGAATGGGATCCTATTCTTGAAGAGCTTCAGGAAATG GGCTTCTGTGATACAGAGATGAACAAGAAGCTGCTTGTGAAGAACAATGGGAGCATTAAGCGTGTGGTTATGGATCTTATCAATGCGGACAAGCTTTAG
- the LOC126795013 gene encoding protein JOKA2 isoform X1 produces the protein MASSTMVIKVKYGDTMRRFNARVDENDTLDLDIGGLRFKIYGLFNFQLDEDISMTYIDEDGDIVTLVDDEDLRDALRQNMKFLRIDVHKKDGKEEKSYAKSSGSSTPLINPEPLRELISKVPLELASNGLGPGLVDLVDCFSKMGLSYLLQAGGVSGVQNDSSERPVAPSANEMMDGVKSETMLKPPSEDVVNVTKDVGISTPSHNAPVDLNVLPADSNPSGPTHINNKPVGASLHSVEVRKEAKKVTSGQLNGKSLDCSGSASSPIPAWNDWNLNGMNNNLSNECPFSGTPIVNDWAPVAHRRLHPFKRNHSEAMGSMFHTGVRCDGCGCHPIIGPRFKSIVKEDYDLCRICFSSMGNVAEYIRIDHPVSYRHPRPFKGMHKHPPWMGPPALSKMSKAMSPAWRNCSMKHGRPKLDSRFVLDVNVMDGTLMAPSTPFTKIWRMRNNGGLIWPKGTQLMWIGGDRFSKSDSVEIEIPAHGVSAENELDIAADFTAPESPGRYISYWRMASPSGQKFGQRVWVLIQVDASLNDTIFESFQGLNLNLPPEDMDNFPQQHVGSDFSQAPSTSNLVKEPAIPIPNEQPENDQDLNFPINDSLLVGQSLPAPTAPTAPVTSSTVSYPTVDPSVPAPVQVASSTVTYPTVDIFEPAPSSPKSPPVVTAPTSSEGTSSDNPVEDTLLKELEGMGFKQVNLNKEILRRNEYNLEQSVDDLCDYAEWDPILEELQEMGFCDTEMNKKLLVKNNGSIKRVVMDLINADKL, from the exons atggcttcgtctactATGGTCATCAAG GTCAAGTATGGGGATACAATGAGGCGTTTCAATGCTCGTGTTGATGAGAATGATACTCTAGATCTGGACATTGGTGGATTGCGGTTCAAAATATATGGTCTTTTCAATTTCCAGCTTGATGAAGACATCAGTATGACCTATATTGATGAAGATGGTGATATAGTGACTCTGGTCGATGACGAGGATCTGCGCGATGCTTTGAGGCAGAATATGAAATTCTTGAGGATTGATGTACATAAGAAAGATGGCAAAGAAGAGAAATCTTATGCCAAATCAAGTGGGAGTTCCACTCCTCTAATCAACCCTGAGCCTCTCCGTGAACTGATCTCCAAGGTTCCTCTTGAGTTGGCATCAAACGGCCTTGGTCCAGGGCTTGTGGATCTTGTTGACTGCTTTTCAAAGATGGGATTGTCTTATTTGCTTCAGGCTGGTGGAGTTTCAGGTGTCCAGAATGATTCATCTGAGAGACCTGTAGCTCCGTCTGCCAATGAAATGATGGATGGGGTTAAGTCAGAAACCATGTTGAAGCCTCCATCTGAGGATGTTGTCAATGTGACCAAGGATGTGGGAATATCTACTCCATCTCACAATGCTCCAGTTGATCTCAATGTTCTTCCTGCTGATTCTAATCCATCTGGACCTACGCACATTAATAATAAACCAGTCGGAGCGAGTCTTCATTCTGTTGAGGTCAGGAAGGAGGCAAAGAAGGTTACCAGTGGTCAGCTCAATGGCAAGTCTCTTGATTGTAGTGGATCCGCAAGTTCTCCTATCCCTGCATGGAATGATTGGAATCTAAATGGCATGAACAATAATCTTTCCAATGAATGTCCATTTTCAGGGACTCCTATTGTGAATGACTGGGCTCCTGTTGCACATCGTCGTCTTCATCCTTTTAAAAGGAATCATTCTGAAGCAATGGGTAGTATGTTCCACACTGGTGTTCGGTGTGATGGCTGTGGTTGTCATCCTATAATTGGACCACGGTTCAAGTCCATAGT GAAAGAAGATTATGACCTCTGCCGTATCTGTTTCTCGAGTATGGGCAATGTGGCTGAGTACATTAGGATTGACCACCCTGTGTCTTATCGCCATCCTCGTCCTTTCAAGGGGATGCATAAACAT CCTCCGTGGATGGGTCCTCCAGCATTATCGAAGATGTCTAAAGCAATGTCACCTGCCTGGAGAAATTGTAGCATGAAGCATGGGCGACCTAAGCTTGATAGCCGCTTCGTTTTGGATGTTAATGTAATGGATGGTACCTTAATGGCCCCGTCTACTCCATTCACCAAGATTTGGCGGATGCGCAACAATGGGGGTTTGATCTGGCCTAAAGGAACCCAACTCATGTGGATTGGGGGAGACAGGTTTAGCAAATCAGATTCAGTTGAGATAGAG ATTCCTGCCCATGGTGTGTCTGCTGAAAATGAACTTGACATTGCTGCTGATTTTACTGCACCCGAGTCACCCGGCCGATACATCTCATACTGGAGGATGGCTTCTCCATCTGGTCAGAAGTTTGGGCAACGTGTTTGGGTTTTGATTCAG GTGGATGCTTCACTTAACGATACAATATTTGAGAGCTTTCAAGGTTTGAACCTGAATCTGCCCCCTGAGGACATGGATAACTTTCCTCAGCAACATGTCGGCAGTGACTTTAGCCAGGCTCCTTCTACCTCTAACTTAGTGAAGGAACCAGCAATTCCGATTCCTAATGAGCAGCCTGAAAATGATCAGGATCTTAACTTCCCGATAAATGATAGCTTGCTGGTTGGCCAGAGTCTTCCTGCCCCTACTGCCCCTACTGCCCCAGTGACTTCTTCAACTGTTTCGTACCCCACTGTTGACCCGAGTGTTCCAGCCCCTGTGCAAGTGGCATCTTCAACTGTGACATACCCCACTGTTGATATATTTGAACCAGCCCCATCCTCCCCTAAATCTCCTCCTGTAGTCACTGCACCAACATCATCTGAAGGGACCAGCTCAGACAATCCGGTGGAGGACACCCTCCTCAAGGAGCTCGAAGGCATGGGATTCAAGCAGGTGAATTTGAACAAGGAAATTCTGCGCAGGAATGAGTACAACCTGGAGCAGTCTGTGGATGATCTCTGTGATTATGCTGAATGGGATCCTATTCTTGAAGAGCTTCAGGAAATG GGCTTCTGTGATACAGAGATGAACAAGAAGCTGCTTGTGAAGAACAATGGGAGCATTAAGCGTGTGGTTATGGATCTTATCAATGCGGACAAGCTTTAG